The Castanea sativa cultivar Marrone di Chiusa Pesio chromosome 11, ASM4071231v1 genome contains a region encoding:
- the LOC142616609 gene encoding uncharacterized protein LOC142616609: MALIVDQQSNFKHFCKICKKGFGCGRALGGHMRAHGIGDESIHIDEEDPASDWEDKLGANVPASNKRMYALRTNPNRLKSCRVCENCGKEFLSWKSFLEHGKCTSEDAESLVSSPGSDGDDGNGRRGCGWSKRKRSMRAKVGNFNNSNCPSSEEEDLANCLMMLSNANVDNMVAEAEESCASASKEEERRNTPMNFIPPISYKVPLDDNDDILNINIINDDDNNNNKNKGVAKGLFECKACKKVFNSHQALGGHRASHKKVKGCYAARLDHIEDSLADDDVITHEEFFPTKSNSAFQQLDHQGSNTPLASTSKKKSKVHECSICHRVFSSGQALGGHKRCHWITSNGPDSSALSKFHQFPDQLEPIIQRPKFDNSSELLDLKLDLNLPAPIDDVTGVRHDQIINPTSFGVSTDIFLQSWIAAKENEDNNHHHHHHHQHFQNADIDNNDNNSIIIINNSNNNNNNNMNNNNSSCSMQNVEDEADSKVKLAKLSELKDMNMSGSSSPWLQVGIGSTTDVAANP; encoded by the coding sequence ATGGCTTTGATTGTGGATCAACAATCAAACTTCAAACACTTTTGTAAAATTTGCAAGAAAGGTTTTGGTTGTGGAAGAGCACTCGGAGGGCACATGAGGGCACATGGAATAGGCGACGAGAGTATCCACATTGATGAGGAAGACCCAGCTAGTGATTGGGAAGACAAGCTTGGTGCCAATGTTCCTGCTAGCAACAAGCGCATGTATGCATTGAGAACCAACCCAAATCGGCTAAAGAGTTGTAGAGTTTGTGAAAATTGTGGTAAGGAGTTCTTGTCGTGGAAGTCTTTTCTTGAACATGGCAAATGTACCTCTGAAGATGCTGAGTCCTTAGTTTCATCCCCGGGCTCTGATGGTGACGATGGCAATGGAAGAAGAGGGTGTGGTTggtctaaaagaaaaagatcaatGAGAGCTAAAGTGGGCAATTTCAATAACTCCAATTGCCCTTCTAGCGAGGAAGAAGACCTTGCAAATTGCTTGATGATGTTATCAAACGCAAATGTTGATAACATGGTGGCTGAGGCTGAGGAGTCTTGTGCATCAgctagtaaagaagaagaacgaAGAAACACCCCCATGAATTTCATTCCTCCAATTTCATATAAGGTTCCTCTAGATGACAACGATGACATCctcaacatcaacatcatcaacgacgacgacaacaacaacaacaagaacaaaggGGTGGCTAAAGGTTTGTTTGAGTGCAAAGCATGCAAGAAAGTTTTCAATTCCCACCAAGCATTAGGTGGTCATAGAGCTAGTCACAAAAAGGTTAAAGGTTGTTACGCTGCACGTCTCGACCACATTGAAGATAGTCTAGCCGATGATGATGTGATCACACACGAAGAATTTTTCCCAACAAAATCGAACTCAGCCTTTCAACAACTCGATCATCAAGGTTCTAACACACCATTGGCATCGACATCcaagaaaaaatcaaaggtGCATGAATGTTCAATATGTCACCGTGTTTTCTCATCTGGGCAAGCACTAGGTGGACATAAGAGGTGCCATTGGATCACCTCCAATGGACCTGACTCTTCTGCACTATCTAAGTTTCATCAATTTCCAGATCAGTTGGAGCCAATTATTCAAAGGCCCAAGTTCGATAATTCATCAGAGTTGCTCGATCTCAAGCTCGACCTTAACCTTCCCGCACCAATTGATGATGTTACTGGAGTTCGACATGACCAAATTATTAACCCTACTAGCTTTGGAGTTTCTACAGATATTTTTTTACAGTCTTGGATAGCTGCAAAGGAAAATGAAGATAataatcaccaccaccaccaccatcaccaacACTTCCAAAATGCCGACATTGACAACAACGATAACaatagcatcatcatcatcaacaacagcaacaacaacaacaacaacaacatgaaTAACAACAACAGTAGTTGTTCAATGCAAAATGTGGAGGATGAAGCAGACAGTAAGGTGAAATTAGCTAAGCTAAGTGAGTTAAAGGACATGAACATGAGTGGAAGTTCCTCACCATGGTTGCAAGTGGGCATTGGTTCAACTACTGATGTGGCAGCTAAcccataa